Within the Chrysemys picta bellii isolate R12L10 chromosome 17, ASM1138683v2, whole genome shotgun sequence genome, the region atgagaggagactcaaagaacttggcttgtttagcctaaccaaacaaaggctaggaggagatatgattgctctctataaatatgaAGGcgaggactataacagggtttaaaagagaactagataaattcatggaggttaagtccattaatggctattagccaggatgggtaaggaatggtgtccctagcctctgtttgtcagagggtggagatggatggcaggagagaaatcacttgtTCTAAATCCATCCGAGGGATAAATACcaaggagggagaagagttatttacaTTAAGTGCCAGTGttgacacaagaataaatggcTAAACGGGCCATCAGCAaggttaggcttgaaattagatgaaggctTCTTACCATCAGAGGagagaagttctggaacagcttccaaggGGAGCGGTGGGACTAAAAAACTTAACTGGCTTCAAgcctgagcttgataagtttatggtggGGATGGTATGAGGAGACTGCCTACAATGCCATGTGGCCCATCGGTGACTCCTGCCCCTTTGCCCCTCACGACTGGTTGCTTGACTTTGCCTTGAGATAGGGGTTGAGGCCATCTTAAAGTGTGCGCTTGAataacactttaactgctcttatctgttcccattttACTAACAAATCCATTGGACTAGGCAGAAGCAACCTCACAGTGCCTGTGTCCCTTGTTTACACATTTtagtataagagtatcaaaaagtcaaacccgTTTGTTAGCCTGGGATAGAATTTTGGACCTATATACTAACAgaagaagatataaaatccttGCTGGTGACACAGATTgttggagtggtaaataacacaGCCAactgcaaggtcacacactgaGGATCAAAGAATTGCGGTCACACTATTCGAataggggactgtatcctggaaagcagtgacagAAATAATGATAGATAAACAATTGAACAAGAGCTCCTAGTACAATGTTGTAGCTAAGAGGGTGAATACAATCCTTGTATTCGTAAGTAGGGGAGGATCAGTTAGGAGTAGGAAGGTTCTGTTGCTTATGTATATGGCATCAGTGAGACCATTTCTGGATACCGTGTCCAGCTGTGTGGTCCACACTTCAAAATGAACGTTGAAAAATTAGAAACGTTCATTATAGGGCTACACGAATGAGCCGAGGTCTGGAAAATCTGCCTTATGGTGACAGGCTAAAGAAGCTcattctgtttagtttatcaaagagactGTCAAGAAGGGAGTTAATTAATCCCAATCTATAAGAATGTACATGAGCAGAATGTTTCTGATAGTTAACAGTTCTTTAATCTAGCATCAAAAGGAATAGCAtgatcccatggctggaagctgaaacgaAACAAATTCCAACTAGAAATATGGTGCTGTTATTTTAACAGTAAAGGGTAATAACCAGTGGGAGAGTTTACCCAGGGAATTGCTGGATTCtgtatcacttgaagtctttaaatcaagattggatatctttTCAAAAGAGATTATATCGCTCATtgtatgggcttgatgcagaaattgctgggtgaggttctgtgacctgtcTTATGCAGGaggttcagactagatgatctaatggtctcatGTGACCTTAATAGCTATGAATCTAAGGACCCAGTATGATCAGTATGATAGTTCAACTAGTTCATTACTGTAACCAGCAGCTGTCATGACCTCAGGGTAGACCACTGCATTCCACCAACCTGGCTGGTTTCTGTTAGGAGCCCCTCCTCTTCCTTCATCTATCTTCTCTGCGTTTTCAGACAGGAAGCTGAAGAACAGCTCTTCCCCGCTTATCTCCCTTGGGAAgggcccagagtcctggctcccagtttctacatttatcagcattgttttatttatttgcatttcccCTTTCCCTAAGTTCATTTTTCCTGAGCTCAGGCAGTGACTCTCTCTCTTTATCCTAGCAGATGATGAGATTGCAAGTGAGAGCGAAGAGGATGACAGTCCTCAGCCAGAAGGGCCTGAGAAAGTGGAGCCTCATGGGACGTTCTCAAGAAGATCCAAATCGAATGTTTCCCAGAATCAGCAGAGCTCAGAAAAGCAGCCGCAAAAGCCTGCAGGGAAGAGACTGGGTAAGTCTGCTCCCCAGGAGAGAGCTTTGGGGAAGCAGCAGAGAATCCACAAAGGGGAGGTGCCCAATGCGTGTCTGGAGTGTGGGAAAGTCTTTGGCAGGAAATCGCATCTCATTAGACACCAGAGAACTCACCGGCGAGAGAAGCCGACCATTTGTAAtgagtgcgggaagagcttcagtcGCAGCTCAACCCTCATTGAGCACCAGAGAACCCACACGGGCGAGAAGCCCTACAAATGCACtgagtgtgggaagagcttcagccAGAGCTCCCACCTCATCACGCACCAGAGGATCCACACCGGCGAAAAGCCCTACCAGTGCACTATATGTGGGAAGCGCTTCCACCAGAACTCGCATCTCCTGACCCACCAGAGAACCCACACGGGTGAGAAGCCCTACCAGTGTACCCAGTGCTGGGAGCGCTTCAGCCGCAGTTACACCCTGACCCGACATCAGCGGAGCCACACGGGGGAGCGGCCCTATCAGTGCCCTGACTGTGGCAAATGCT harbors:
- the LOC103306706 gene encoding zinc finger protein 436-like isoform X3, which produces MDSVQDSSTDDEIASESEEDDSPQPEGPEKVEPHGTFSRRSKSNVSQNQQSSEKQPQKPAGKRLGKSAPQERALGKQQRIHKGEVPNACLECGKVFGRKSHLIRHQRTHRREKPTICNECGKSFSRSSTLIEHQRTHTGEKPYKCTECGKSFSQSSHLITHQRIHTGEKPYQCTICGKRFHQNSHLLTHQRTHTGEKPYQCTQCWERFSRSYTLTRHQRSHTGERPYQCPDCGKCFSLNSTLLSHQRTHTGEKPYKCSKCGKSFTRSSTLVQHQRTHIGDKIYTCPCCNKVACSSLFF
- the LOC103306706 gene encoding zinc finger protein 436-like isoform X1; amino-acid sequence: MAKWEDLWVPSFQDFKERKLSKDTHTADDEIASESEEDDSPQPEGPEKVEPHGTFSRRSKSNVSQNQQSSEKQPQKPAGKRLGKSAPQERALGKQQRIHKGEVPNACLECGKVFGRKSHLIRHQRTHRREKPTICNECGKSFSRSSTLIEHQRTHTGEKPYKCTECGKSFSQSSHLITHQRIHTGEKPYQCTICGKRFHQNSHLLTHQRTHTGEKPYQCTQCWERFSRSYTLTRHQRSHTGERPYQCPDCGKCFSLNSTLLSHQRTHTGEKPYKCSKCGKSFTRSSTLVQHQRTHIGDKIYTCPCCNKVACSSLFF
- the LOC103306706 gene encoding zinc finger protein 436-like isoform X4, coding for MDSVQDSSNDEIASESEEDDSPQPEGPEKVEPHGTFSRRSKSNVSQNQQSSEKQPQKPAGKRLGKSAPQERALGKQQRIHKGEVPNACLECGKVFGRKSHLIRHQRTHRREKPTICNECGKSFSRSSTLIEHQRTHTGEKPYKCTECGKSFSQSSHLITHQRIHTGEKPYQCTICGKRFHQNSHLLTHQRTHTGEKPYQCTQCWERFSRSYTLTRHQRSHTGERPYQCPDCGKCFSLNSTLLSHQRTHTGEKPYKCSKCGKSFTRSSTLVQHQRTHIGDKIYTCPCCNKVACSSLFF
- the LOC103306706 gene encoding zinc finger protein 436-like isoform X2 produces the protein MAKWEDLWVPSFQDFKERKLSKDTHTDDEIASESEEDDSPQPEGPEKVEPHGTFSRRSKSNVSQNQQSSEKQPQKPAGKRLGKSAPQERALGKQQRIHKGEVPNACLECGKVFGRKSHLIRHQRTHRREKPTICNECGKSFSRSSTLIEHQRTHTGEKPYKCTECGKSFSQSSHLITHQRIHTGEKPYQCTICGKRFHQNSHLLTHQRTHTGEKPYQCTQCWERFSRSYTLTRHQRSHTGERPYQCPDCGKCFSLNSTLLSHQRTHTGEKPYKCSKCGKSFTRSSTLVQHQRTHIGDKIYTCPCCNKVACSSLFF